From Anopheles funestus chromosome 3RL, idAnoFuneDA-416_04, whole genome shotgun sequence, a single genomic window includes:
- the LOC125767954 gene encoding synaptic vesicle glycoprotein 2B-like produces the protein MVEGDTDQNQSKYTDVKDDRVANGDSKDHPLAGVVAVSLQEKSQLASQQLSLPHGPLNGGSDCAIVSKQHEAKGADPERGAYSIKADFEQAIELTGYGRFHYILLAICGLVSTSEEMDVISMSFILPSAQCDLDLNTQSKGWLNSIIFIGMMFGAYVWGSVADSLGRKKVLIVISIMNAFCIVASSFSQTYEVFMVFRFLNGVALGGSGPVIWPYFAEFQPKSKRGSMLSFMAAFWTIGNLLVAGLAWLIIPTGIGITTPAFTYNSWRIFLLVCSIPSFIVAALLLYLPESPKFLLSQGKIDEALAIFRGIYVTNTGKTKDQYPVKELLIDDELRKELEAVTKPIKNKYKRMLYDILDNSKQVFMSPILKFTIISITINFTFHIGYYGLMMWFPELFNRFDEFTRAHPGVEDASVCQVTDYVVGMGSHSQSGVCSATIPSTVFMESLITVAAALPANIIAVLGMDRLGRKFFLVFSTMAAGACSASMYFVTNQHSNLAVSAVFSGVISMGNASLDCLITEVFPTNLRATGVAISMVAARLGGIIGNVVIATLLDLYCPAPTFIVAVLLAGGGLMCLFLPNTTRTALS, from the exons ATGGTAGAAGGTGACACTGATCAGAACCAATCAAAGT ATACCGATGTAAAGGACGACAGAGTAGCGAACGGTGACAGCAAGGATCATCCGTTGGCGGGAGTCGTTGCCGTCTCCCTGCAGGAGAAGTCACAGCTGGCCAGTCAGCAACTGAGCCTACCGCACGGACCACTGAACGGGGGCAGTGATTGTGCGATCGTCAGTAAGCAGCACGAGGCAAAGGGTGCCGACCCCGAACGGGGCGCCTACTCGATCAAGGCTGACTTCGAGCAGGCGATAGAGCTTACTGGTTATGGCAGATTCCACTACATCCTGTTAGCAATATGCGGTCTGGTAAGCACCAGCGAGGAGATGGACGTCATCTCGATGTCGTTCATCCTGCCGTCCGCCCAGTGCGATCTCGACCTGAACACGCAAAGCAAGGGCTGGCTCAACTCGATCATCTTCATCGGCATGATGTTCGGTGCGTACGTGTGGGGCAGCGTTGCCGATTCGCTCGGCCGCAAGAAGGTACTGATCGTGATCTCGATCATGAACGCGTTCTGCATCGTCGCCTCATCCTTCTCGCAAACGTACGAAGTGTTTATGGTGTTTCGCTTCCTGAACGGTGTGGC GTTAGGTGGTAGCGGTCCCGTCATTTGGCCGTACTTTGCCGAGTTCCAGCCTAAATCGAAGCGTGGCTCCATGCTTAGCTTTATGGCTGCGTTCTGGACGATCGGTAATCTGCTTGTCGCTGGGCTGGCCTGGTTGATCATTCCCACCG GTATCGGCATCACAACACCCGCCTTCACGTACAACTCGTGGCGAATCTTTCTGCTCGTCTGCTCCATACCGTCGTTTATTGTGGCCGCGCTGCTACTGTACCTGCCGGAATCGCCTAAATTTCTGCTATCGCAGGGCAAGATCGACGAAGCGCTTGCCATCTTCCGCGGCATCTACGTCACGAACACGGGCAAAACGAAAGACCAGTACCCGGTGAAGGAGCTGCTGATCGACGATGAGCTGCGGAAGGAGCTGGAAGCGGTCACCAAACCGATCAAGAACAAGTACAAACGCATGCTGTACGACATACTGGACAACAGCAAGCAGGTGTTCATGTCGCCGATCCTGAAGTTTACCATCATCTCGATCACGATCAACTTCACGTTCCACATCGGTTACTACGGGCTGATGATGTGGTTCCCGGAGCTGTTTAATCGGTTCGATGAATTTACCCGCGCCCATCCGGGTGTGGAGGATGCGTCGGTGTGTCAGGTGACGGACTACGTGGTTGGGATGGGATCACACTCGCAGAGCGGCGTCTGTTCCGCCACGATACCGAGCACGGTGTTCATGGAGTCGCTGATCACTGTGGCGGCGGCCCTGCCCGCTAATATTATTGCCGTGCTGGGTATGGACCGGCTGGGAAGGAAGTTCTTCCTCGTGTTCAGTACTATGGCGGCCGGGGCCTGTTCTGCGTCGATGTACTTCGTCACCAACCAACATTCGAATCTTGCCGTATCGGCCGTCTTCAGTGGTGTCATCTCGATGGGTAACGCCTCACTCGACTGTCTGATCACGGAAGTGTTTCCAACGAATTTACG TGCAACCGGAGTTGCGATATCGATGGTGGCCGCTCGTTTGGGAGGTATTATCGGTAACGTGGTTATAGCCACGCTGCTCGATCTTTACTGTCCCGCACCAACGTTCATCGTGGCCGTCCTGCTGGCGGGTGGCGGTCTGATGTGTCTGTTCCTACCGAACACTACGCGTACCGCACTGTCCTAG